A single window of Sphingobacterium sp. ML3W DNA harbors:
- a CDS encoding helix-turn-helix domain-containing protein — translation MRKNKKHSLEFKLSIVDMIVQGQGSAKTIAKKNSLPREMVRRWQMQFESFGIEGLKPRGGNAVYSQSFKISVLQIIQEENLSLMEAMLRFNLPSPSIIANWRKQVEAHGFEGLKPQVKGRPPMEKNDRLPNKRKKRASKVPLTREEQLQQELEYLRAENALLKKLHALVQKDSKRKP, via the coding sequence ATGAGAAAAAACAAAAAACATAGTTTGGAATTCAAACTTAGTATTGTCGATATGATCGTTCAGGGTCAGGGTTCAGCAAAAACCATTGCTAAAAAAAATTCCCTACCCCGAGAGATGGTCAGGCGTTGGCAAATGCAATTCGAGTCGTTTGGCATTGAAGGCTTAAAGCCCCGTGGAGGTAATGCAGTATATTCCCAATCCTTTAAAATCTCCGTACTCCAAATAATTCAAGAAGAAAATCTATCTTTGATGGAGGCCATGCTGCGCTTCAATCTTCCTAGCCCTTCTATTATTGCTAATTGGCGGAAGCAGGTTGAAGCACATGGCTTTGAGGGATTAAAGCCCCAAGTTAAAGGCCGACCACCAATGGAAAAGAATGACAGATTACCTAACAAACGAAAGAAGCGAGCTTCTAAGGTTCCCCTGACTAGGGAGGAACAACTTCAGCAGGAACTGGAGTACCTACGTGCGGAAAATGCTTTGCTAAAAAAGTTACATGCCTTAGTTCAAAAAGACAGTAAGCGCAAGCCATAA
- a CDS encoding SGNH/GDSL hydrolase family protein, with translation MKTNRRSFITKTIIGASLLTNANLLTAQAETLAGLKKSKKINITPNDVILFQGDSITDNGRDRNNKNVNDNGALGYGYANLAAASLLEKFASKNIKIYNRGISGNRIPDLQNRWQEDTIDLKPTILSILIGVNDFWRTKDSNAINTPEQFKKQYQTLIQQTLEKLPNVKLIIGEPFGVKNVNHVKDDWFPEFAGYQAACVDISKEFDTALIPYQSIFDQAERDAPGSYWTTDGVHTTMAGASLMAKGWLDIIK, from the coding sequence ATGAAAACAAATCGCAGATCATTTATTACAAAAACTATTATTGGCGCTAGTTTACTAACTAACGCCAATTTGCTTACTGCTCAGGCAGAAACGCTAGCCGGTTTAAAAAAATCGAAGAAAATAAACATAACACCAAATGACGTCATCTTATTTCAAGGTGATTCCATCACCGACAATGGTCGAGATAGAAATAATAAAAATGTCAATGATAACGGCGCCCTTGGCTATGGTTATGCCAATCTAGCTGCCGCCAGTTTATTAGAGAAGTTTGCCAGTAAAAATATCAAGATATACAATCGAGGCATCAGTGGAAATCGAATACCTGATCTCCAAAACAGATGGCAGGAAGATACTATTGACCTCAAACCTACAATTTTGAGCATTCTGATTGGCGTAAATGATTTTTGGCGCACTAAAGATAGTAATGCAATTAATACACCTGAACAATTCAAAAAACAATATCAGACATTAATACAACAAACCTTAGAGAAATTACCAAATGTGAAACTGATTATTGGTGAACCATTTGGGGTGAAAAATGTTAACCATGTAAAGGACGATTGGTTTCCTGAATTCGCAGGATATCAAGCAGCCTGTGTAGATATATCAAAAGAATTTGACACAGCTTTAATTCCATACCAATCTATTTTTGATCAAGCTGAGCGTGATGCTCCTGGATCCTACTGGACAACAGATGGGGTACATACGACCATGGCTGGAGCGAGCCTAATGGCAAAGGGTTGGTTAGATATCATAAAATAG
- a CDS encoding IS3 family transposase, translating into MQKARSTFYYYLKDDNRQDRYIHIKEAIKNTYLVHKGRYGYRRITLSIRKDGYRINHKTVYRLMGDLGLKSSIRVKKYRSYRGEHGKIAQNIIERNFKAVKPFQKWSTDVTEFRVRDKKLYLSPIIDLFNQEIISYNLSDRPNFRGIMEMLDKAIGKLDTDSSGLILHSDQGWQYQMVQYQKKLKQNGIIQSMSRKGNCLDNAIIENFFGILKSELYYQKKYESTNQLEKDIREYIEYYNNNRIKLNLNGMSPMEYRAHYNNKSNN; encoded by the coding sequence ATGCAAAAGGCAAGGAGTACCTTCTATTATTATCTCAAAGATGATAATCGACAGGACAGATATATTCATATCAAAGAGGCGATCAAAAATACCTATCTTGTTCATAAGGGAAGATATGGATATCGTCGTATCACCCTGAGCATTCGTAAGGATGGATATAGAATAAACCACAAGACTGTCTACAGATTGATGGGGGACCTTGGTCTGAAAAGTTCGATCAGGGTTAAAAAATACCGTTCTTACAGAGGAGAACATGGAAAGATAGCGCAAAACATCATTGAGAGAAACTTTAAAGCTGTGAAACCTTTTCAAAAATGGTCGACCGATGTTACCGAATTCCGGGTCAGGGACAAAAAACTATATCTTTCACCGATCATCGACCTGTTCAATCAGGAGATTATTAGTTATAATTTAAGTGATCGACCAAACTTTCGCGGGATAATGGAAATGCTTGATAAGGCCATAGGAAAACTTGATACTGACTCTTCGGGACTCATTCTACATTCCGACCAAGGATGGCAGTACCAAATGGTACAATACCAAAAAAAACTAAAACAAAACGGAATTATACAGAGCATGTCCCGAAAAGGCAATTGCCTGGACAATGCTATAATCGAGAACTTTTTCGGGATCCTTAAATCAGAACTGTATTACCAAAAGAAATATGAATCAACTAATCAACTTGAAAAAGATATAAGAGAATATATCGAATATTATAACAACAACAGAATAAAACTCAATTTAAACGGAATGAGCCCGATGGAATATCGAGCTCATTATAATAACAAATCTAATAACTAA